CCCTGagtctgagagggggagaggtgagaAAACCCTGAGTCTGAGAGGGGAGAGGTGAGAAAACCCTGAGTCTGAGAGGGGAGAGGTGAGAAAACCCTGAGTCTGAGAGGGAAGAGGTGAGAAAACCCTGagtctgagagggggagaggtgagaAAACCCTGAGTCTGACAGGGGGAGAGGTGGGAGAACCCTGAGTCTGAGAGGGGAGAGGTGAGAAAACcctgagtgagagggggaggggtgggggaaccCTGagtctgagagggggaggggagggggaacgCTGAGTCTGAGGACAGAGCTCCAGGACACACTGTGACATCATGAGCGTAGCaccctgttcctcaaatcatGGTCCAataacctgggagtcaggtgtgaagaccgtctggttcaatcaatcaatagcaCTAACTGTTCAGTTAAGGAGGAAGGAAAGGGGAGGATCCCTGGCATAGTGTATCCTGTCACATCATACTTGTGCCTTTTGTCTGATGATACTGTAGATCAGAGGGAAGTGTCCACAGTGATTTGAAGTGTTGCCTTCCTTTCCAATGACCAACTCAACAATGTGGAGGAAAGACCAACATACTCCAAACTAGAGCTGTTGTAGTCTTCTGGCAAACAAATCAACCATCTTGTCTCTTTACCCCCATCTAATCCATTAGCCAATGGGATCACCTGTAACAAGTTTGCGGTGTGATGGTCATTTCTATAAAAGTTGGGTGTTGTGGCCATAGTCCAACCCTTTGTTACAACATTAATATCATAAGTAGTATTGCACAAATCATTTTGATTGAAAGCATCTTTCCCAGAATGAAAGCTGCAGTGAAGGCCACCCATGTTCCTGATTCCCTAATGTGAGGGCTATTATTGGTCCTGGTATTCTATATCCGCACCTCTAGTGTTGCATTAACTCCTGGCTGCCTGCCTGTCAGTATGTCCCTggttatattatttatttgctttgcagTGCCACCAGGTTACATAACTAAACTCAACACTATAGTATAGCAGAACCCCATATTTATAGGAATGAACCCGAGAACCCTTCTGCCATTAGCTCAGTTCCTTAACCCTTtagccctttgaagagcaggttttttggaatgctttttcaaaattccaagtcggtgttctagaacaccattGCTCTCAATTaccagtggtgattgtgacatcagcattagaatgctcagttaagaacattctgatcacatattcgtgatcttacaccttaaccCTCTATGTCAAGGTGCAGGAGTAATATcacaaataagatatcacagAATGTAGAGCCAAACTACCAAAATCACCCTGCTGCTCAGTGAGACATTCTGTCTCCATGCCACTCTGTCCGTTCGTCTGTCTGTCCATTCCCCGTCTCTAGTTGGACATACCTGCTGGGCATTGAGCTGCTTCAGGACGGGCTGCAGGACCTCTTCTGTCTTTCTGCTGCTCCATCCGAAGCGGTTCATGCAGAAAGTGCAGCTGGTTAAGGCTGTACCATGCgcatttttcatttacatgttaGGCATTTGGCTCACACGCCTGTCCTGAGCATCTAGATTCTAATCTAATCTCGATAGGTAATCCTTTGTTGCTAGAACAAATATGTGGGAGGGAAGATAGAGAGGGTTGTTTTTGAGGAGGGAGGTTGAGGAAGGATATTCTTTGATGTGCTCCAGGTGGGGCCGGCCCCAGGTGAAGGCGGCGCCTGATTGGTCGACGGCAGGCTGCAGGTAGGCCTGGGCGACCGCGGGATTGGGGAAGCCAGGATGCAGCTGGAGCTGCCTCAGCTTCTTCTTCACCTTGGTGTCGCGGGGATTTGCAgccatcttcttcttctcctgggCTTCTTTCCACCAATCACTGTGCCAGAAACACACCACGTGACCCACCTCAGACAGAATCACCCACTGGCATCAGAGACACAGTATGACTGCAGCGACATTAGACACAGCAGCATGCTGTTATCCTGAGGCTAATGTATCATAGAGGTAGAAAGTTCAGTTCCTGGAGtaggaaagtaaaagtcctgtcatgcatttcttccacccatgaactcgccagttgatttcactcattagttgtACCTCCTGCTGAAGAATGATGCTAATtcccaaatccaggtgactggaacaaaatactggggatgattttattttctaaacCTGCTGGGTCTCACCATAAACTCTTCAGAGGCTCGATTCCTGGTCCTTGAAATTCGTTCAAGATCTCCATGCCCGTGACGTAGCCCACACCCGTTAGGCCTTCTGTGTAGTCGCTGCCCAGCAGGTAGGCCAGGTTGATGAGCTTAGCCCGGTCTAGCCCTGAAAGTCAGGGTAGGATAGTTAGACAGACACCTTGAAGGCAACCAGCCAATATTCCTTAGCCCTTTAAGGTGTACGATCATAAATAGGTGAATAGGATgttctgaacattctaatgctgatgtaacaatcactactatACTGGTAGCTGAAAGCAAAAGGAGTTCAAGAACTtactgcaggaaaaaaaaacatcccaaaaACCCACTGTTCAAAGAGTTCTCTCTTCAACACTCCAGCACTCAAGAGTACAGTTAGACATGCTCACATCCCATAAAAGAGACAACATATGGCATGGTGTTACCTAGTTGGGCCTGAAGGTCCAAGTACTCATAGTGCTCCACGTATTTCTTTTGGCTGAAGAAGTTTTTGTAGACGTGGCGGCCACCGAAGAGCCAGATGTCGCTGTCGTCGGTGATGGTGCCGTGAGTGTGGTCCGTCTGATCCAGCTCCGCACACTGGGCCTCTGCCTCCATTGGGGCCACCAGGAAGGGCACCCCAAACATCCTCAACAGCTCCTGCAGTGAAGACCACAGGTCGAGCCCCGGCGGGAGGTGAGACAGTTATAACAATAACAGTGTGGCTTGTTATCCAAGAATAATTCTGTTAAATGTTGTAGGGAACTGGTTTGACTGAGTTTGGATGTTCCTCCTTTAGTCCCACCTGTAGCCTTGAACGATTGTGGGGGTATGAATTAAACGTGGGTTAAGCAAAGGCACAATATGCATGCGTAATATAAACAAAGTTAAGTATGCATGTTTCAGCACCGATCTTTCCGAGTACGTGTTTAAACAGAGAAATGAAGCATGTGCTCTACATCATTTTCATGAATTTAACATACATTTTCCACATCTACATCTTCTTACTCAAATATTTGCTAGTGACTATTCATTTATAATGCCCAGTGTGTATCCACACCAGACTCTTGTGTGCTAATATGCCATATGACAAATGATTACTTTAGAAAGACAGCAGATTTTATAGTTAACTAAattattgaaaagaaaaaaacataaaaaacgaCCAGGGTTTAAGCCTAGATATTGTTAATAAGATAAATAATTCTGCAATAAATTAAGCACATACTTTAAACATTAATTGATTGAAGGTTTCACTGTAAcaaacagcagcacacacaggaaGGCCTTGGGAGTGTATTTGAGAccaaatgtctgtgtgtgtgatgtgtctcTAATCCGCTATTAGAGAGGGAGATTATACCCGTGTTTTTGTTGATAGACATCTATGAATCAATCTTCTCATTCAGAATTATTTGGCGGTAAAAATGGAAAGGCCCTTCCTTGCCaggaaatattttgttttatgggTCGGAGTGGAGAGTGTTAAAATTCTCAAACCCTGATGGGACGGTGGATTATGAGCTGAATATACGAGGAGGGAGAGTGCTAAGCTTCCTGAATACTGCTGGGAGCTTCTGGCTGGCACGGAGGCCCAATACCAAGGCTTTGACACTCATACTGACAGCTCAGATGGTAAATATCTGGCGCTACTCTAGATATTTCCATAAAGTCCCCAGGCCTGTCAACAGTAACACTTTTCCTCAATAACAccttgcatacacacatacatagtacatatgcacacaagctcaaacacacacacgcacagataaaCTAGGCTGCAGCCTTTAATAGTTTACATGCTGTAATTTGGAGTGGCCATTTGTTGCTGTTCACCGCTCTGTGACCTGTGGAGCTGGGAGCAGTGAGCTGAAACCAGAGCTTCCTCAGGGCCTTCGCATGCAGGCCATAGCAATAGGTCAGCTGGGTGCCGCCCCTGTGGAGACACAGCCACAACCAGCTTCTTATCGAGCCTGCGGACAGGCGGGTTAAACtaggcacagccacagccagTGTCTTGCCGAGCCCGCGGACAGGCGGATTAAACtaggcacagccacagccagcTTCTTACCGACACACTGTCAGCAGCTACAGGTCAGCAGCTGTGCTATGTTCCCCCAGAAGGGGACTAAAGGTGTAGCAGCGTCTGTAGCTCAGTTCCACAGTCACTGACGATACAGCACAGGCCCATCCTGGGCCTACAGGGCCTAGACACCGGGTTTTACTAACTGAGCGAGCTGGGACCCGCCGTTTAACTTTCTTATCTTTTCTCAGCATTACAATCCCACAGCCCCTGATGTGCCAGGACAAGTGATGCTAGCTGCTAATAACCTTACTTTACAGCACAAGTAGGATAAGCGCAGACAAGAGTGACCTGTCCTTTCCTGAACCCATTCTGGGCTCTTATGAGAAAAACGAGCAACAGGAAACAGTAGTGCTTTAGCCCCAgcattaaaacataaatcatAAAACAGCATTCGTTAAACTGTTAAATAACCACTGGACATATTACTCTGTACCTCACATTCAACAAACAACAGATGGAATGAATGTTGATGGCATGGAAGGTAAATGTGTTcccagattttttatttatttagcttgtatgatttcaaataaaatacgtAAAGCTCCTGCGTGTATTTCAGAAGTCTGGGCGCTCAAAGTTATGTTTACTTTGACTGACAAGTACAACAGTTCACAGTGGGCATTCTGGGGCTTGGATGGGGTAAGAAATGGAGGGGATCTTAAATTAGACAGCTGTGTCATACGGATAAAGCGCTATTTGCAGCCCTGCCGCTGGTAACATCATCTGTCCTGAGAACAAAGGCACCAGGAAACACAGGCCTCCTCTGCTGGTCCCGACGGATGAGCGCAGTGCCCCAGGAACAGGGCACTCTGACCGGGAACGCCAGGAATCCGGAGCGGGATGAGGGGAGGGAGCGGCcctctgttgtaatgtctgCGCTGCATGTTTTTGTGACAACAGCACGGCTGTTTGGGGGTAAACAGCCCTGGGTAAACCCGCTGATGACTGAAGAGCCGGGTTCAAAAGTACTGACAGGGCCAGATGTGCTGTTTTCTGAGATTCACTGATTAATAGTGTGTACACGTTTCTGTAGAAAATAACAACCAAACAACTTGGTGGAAAATGGTACAAATCTGAATTTCAAATTAAGATTTGTAGATGCAATATCAATGACTcactaaaaaaattaaacaatgatGAATACTTCAGTTAAGAGTAAGTGTTGTGATTTAAAATTGTACCGGGTGCTGTAATCAGTTCATTAACTATTTAAGAATACAGCTGCACAATAACAACCTGACTGCAATATTTGGTATTAAATCACTTGCTTTACACCACAGAGCAGGAGATGGTATTTTTATTgtgatatttttcatttattaatcaCCTTCATGCTATGCAAGGCATATCAATTCCAGTAGCTGGATTCAATTGGATACGTTGTAGCATCATTTGGTAGTGTAAAAagccaattaaaatgtaatgtaacaattcTGATGTTCATTTTAAGGTATGTCTCCTCACTAAGAATGTGATTGCATGTATATATGGGTACATGCAGGTCTATTCCAAACCTAGGTTCAAatagtgtttgttttggattcaaatacttttctgcatttgactaagcttacCTGGTGTATGggacaaatgaaatgatcccaaaagtgtaaaccccaccCATCTGCAGGCATACACCAGTATACGCCAGTATACACAGGTATACGCAGGTATGTGCTGGTATAATAAGGTATACGCAGGCATACTCAGGCATATGCAGGTATTCAGTTATAATAAGGTATACTCAGGTatacacaggtatacacagtCATACTAAGTTAGACTCAGGTATACGCCGGTAGACACAGGTATGTGCAGGTATATGCCGGTAGACACAGGTATGTGCAGCTATAATAAGGTATACTCAGGTATATGCAGGCATATGCAGGTATACGCAGGTGTAATAAGGTATACTCAGGTATACTCAGGTATAGGCAGGCATATGCAGGTATATGCAGGTGTAATAAGGTATACTCAGGTATACGCAGGCATATGCAGGTATACGCTGGTGTAATAAGGTATACTCAGGTATACACAGGCATATGCAGGTATACGCTGGTGTAATAAGGTATACTCAGGTATACGCAGGCATATGCAGGTATACGCAGGTGTAATAAGGTATACTCGGGTATATGCCGGTATActcacctggctctccgcacacATCTGCCCGGTGACGGTGGCGGCGACAcgctcctgctgctgcttctgaGCCTGCAGACTGCTCTGCTGGGACAGCAGGGAGCTCTCCATCTGCACCAGCTCCTCCTACAGGACAGCAATGGTATTGTCAGTCTCCTCTGTACCGGCACTCTGTAAACCCATCTTTAGTCTGCAGCGATATGGGGTTTTGCTTTGGGTGTAACCAACCAACAGAGAAGCAGCAGTTGATGTACCGTGTCTATGTGGGCCCACTCGTTGGAtgcagagggagcaggaggtTCCTGCTGTTGCGGGACTTCCTGCTCTGTCTCGAGCCCAGAACTCTGGGACTCCTTTGGGGATtccttctctgtctcctctgactcctcCTGCCCAGGTGACCTTTGATCTCTGTCCTCCATCTTTAACGCCATGTCATCTGgcccagcctcctcctcctccccagacACCTCGATGAAGCTCTCTGGACAGGTGATCAGCACACGGTTAGAGCACAAAGCAATGCTgagcagcacagcacacaggaacaTACACATCAGGACACATGTGACACTGAACACAGGACAATGCCCATGGCTATAGGACAGGCTACTGAACACAGGACAATGCCCATGGCTATAGGACAGGCTACTGAACACAGGACTGTAGGACACAGgatgaacacagagcacacaggacagtaTGAACTAGAGGAGTACAGGAATACTCCAGAGCTGGCTGCCGTACCTTCTGAGTCACTCTCCTCACTCTTCACCTCCTCCACGCTCCGGCCCTCCATCTCCTcgttctccctcctctccaccccCTCCTTCAAAGAGCTCTCCTCAGGACTCTGCACCGGGTGGGGAGGGACAGCTCTCGGTTGTGCACTTCCTGCGGTGGcggtcacttcctgttgatgGGGTGTACAGAGGACGGCTGCTGGAGGGTGTGCTTCCTGCCTGACACTGCCTCcattcagtgtctctgtgtgggtcCATGACACTGGCACCTGTTCTTCTCGGGAGGTGTCTGGATGGCTGGAATCGGAGGACTCCGAATCCTGGATGTCCCGGGGAGGAAGACGTGCATCTCGCTCGCTGTTTAACCTGCTGGCCCCCAGTAGCCCCCGCTCCCCAAATCCTGCCCTCTCCTCCAATCCTGCCCCATCCACCAGCCCCACCTTCTCCCCGAATCTTGGCCCCTCCCCCAGGCCTGTCATCACTGACAGCGTGTTTGAGCCGAAGGCGTCCTTCTTCTCATCGCTGGCCtctccctcctcatcctcagagCTACTGATCGTGACACAGTCTCTCAGTGCTGGGGCCGGGTGGGGGGTCTCTGCAGCATGCAGGTGCTTCAGGGTCCCGGGGACAGTAGGCTGGTCCTCAGTCAGGGCACGCTGGATGGCCAGCAGGGTTAGAGGGGAGAGCTCTCCTGCGCCCTCCtggccccccgccccaccctctTCATCCGAGCTGCTGTCCACCATGGCCGCCTGGATGGCCTGCAGGGTCCGGGGGGATGGGGGTCCCGCTGCCGAGGGAGGCTCGTCCTCAGGGCTGTCCTCAGATACGGGCCGCCACAGCGGTTGGGGTCGCCCTCGCACCTCTCTGGAGCTGCTGGCCCAGGGCAGCACCGCCGGCTGCCTCTCCGCCGGTTTCTCATTCTTCTTAGACCCTGAAGAGTGCAGACACATCACacaacagccccaaagcatacACTGTAAAAAGTCTTAAGTGTAGCAGTCTTGATTTTAagtttttctctctcaagtagaaagtATTAGCTTGTCTTAAGTTACTGCTTGCTTAACTATTTTCTTGCTTGACAAATTTcgccattggcaaatcttgaaatgagtcaaactgtcttacctggCAATATTTGTGTCTTATTTGACAAAGAAGTTAaagataagattttaagtctcagtaCAAGATTATATAAGAATataaatacttgttgagatcaACTTATTCTTTCGGATTTTGCAGTGTATTGGTTCATCACAGTCCCATGTGCTCCTATTATGCATGTCCATATTTGTCTTTGGAGTACTCTCACCTGTAATGAGTATATAGTGGGAGTACTCTTACCTGAAATGAGTATATAGTGGGAGTACTCTTACCTGTAATGAGTATATAGTGGGAGTACTCTTACCTGTAATGAGTATATAGTGGGAGTACTCTTACCTGTAATGAGTTTATAGTGGGAGGGGCTTTATCTTTGATGAGTATATAGTGGGAGGGGCTTTACGTTTGATGAGTATATAGTGGGAGGGGCTTTACCTTTGATGAGTATATAGTGGGAGGGGCTTTACCTTTGATGAGCATATAGTGGGAGGGGCTTTACCTTTGATGAGTATATAGTGGGAGGAGTCCTCAGACACAAGACGACGGGCCTCCACACTGCGCTCCTGCCCCGCCTCCTCCCCGTACTCCTCCGCTACCCCAGCAGAGCTCAGCTGGTTCAGCTCCTTCTCCACACTCTCGATGCGGTGGTTCAGCTGGTTCCGACGGAGTAGACCAGCCAACTGGTACTGGGAAAACTCCTTGGATATCTGTGAGGAGAAGGTcagtgactcacacacacagtattttcATTATCATCTCCTCTTTCTGAAACATGAATGGCAAACAGAACTTTGCAACTTTGCAGATGATCATTGTAAATTTGTCATAGGTCTGGCCTGCCCGCTTCtctgtatggtgtgtgttaCCTCTGGGGGTTTCTCAAACATGGTACGCCGTCTCTTGCTGGATTCCTTCATGTCCTTGAGGATCTCATGTTTCATCTCTGCAGGTAAGAGGGCAAATTCCTCTGAGTCGATGTCCATGGAGTTAGGATTCTCAAACATCTGGTCCTGGAGGACAAACCACAGTACTTGCAGACTTTATACATTTAGGAAAAGCTCTTTTCTAAAGCTACACTTGCTAAATCACTTGCTCGTGGCACACTTGGTACAACTGTGCAACATGTACCCTCACCTGCCACATGATGTGGTTCTTTGTTGACTGCTCCCATTCTTTCTCCACCTCCTCATCCGAGCTGTGGGAAGAACACAAAGGAACAGCTGTCTCAGGATAAACAGCGCGAAGCCAATGGGGGCAGAATTACAGAACAGGCCTGGAATCAAGAATTTACCAGCTTAGTAGCCAACTGCACCAGGACAGACACATGAAAGGCTTCCATAGTAAATAAAGATTTATTTGACAACTTGCTATTGGCTCACTCAGCA
This region of Conger conger chromosome 17, fConCon1.1, whole genome shotgun sequence genomic DNA includes:
- the ercc5 gene encoding DNA excision repair protein ERCC-5 homolog, translating into MGVHGLWKLLESTGKPINPETLEGKVLAVDISIWLNQAVKGVRDRDGNSVQNAHLLTLFHRLCKLLFFRIKPIFVFDGDTPLLKRETVAKRRQRKEEMSRESKETTEKFLKTFLKRQAIRAALGEKSEEKFPSISSVRRDEGDDLYVLPALEERERDSSDEEVEKEWEQSTKNHIMWQDQMFENPNSMDIDSEEFALLPAEMKHEILKDMKESSKRRRTMFEKPPEISKEFSQYQLAGLLRRNQLNHRIESVEKELNQLSSAGVAEEYGEEAGQERSVEARRLVSEDSSHYILIKGSKKNEKPAERQPAVLPWASSSREVRGRPQPLWRPVSEDSPEDEPPSAAGPPSPRTLQAIQAAMVDSSSDEEGGAGGQEGAGELSPLTLLAIQRALTEDQPTVPGTLKHLHAAETPHPAPALRDCVTISSSEDEEGEASDEKKDAFGSNTLSVMTGLGEGPRFGEKVGLVDGAGLEERAGFGERGLLGASRLNSERDARLPPRDIQDSESSDSSHPDTSREEQVPVSWTHTETLNGGSVRQEAHPPAAVLCTPHQQEVTATAGSAQPRAVPPHPVQSPEESSLKEGVERRENEEMEGRSVEEVKSEESDSEESFIEVSGEEEEAGPDDMALKMEDRDQRSPGQEESEETEKESPKESQSSGLETEQEVPQQQEPPAPSASNEWAHIDTEELVQMESSLLSQQSSLQAQKQQQERVAATVTGQMCAESQELLRMFGVPFLVAPMEAEAQCAELDQTDHTHGTITDDSDIWLFGGRHVYKNFFSQKKYVEHYEYLDLQAQLGLDRAKLINLAYLLGSDYTEGLTGVGYVTGMEILNEFQGPGIEPLKSLCDWWKEAQEKKKMAANPRDTKVKKKLRQLQLHPGFPNPAVAQAYLQPAVDQSGAAFTWGRPHLEHIKDFCMNRFGWSSRKTEEVLQPVLKQLNAQQTQLRIDSFFRLEQQERQAIRSQRLRRAVTCMKRKEQGQEEEEEEEEGCSPAKKGNTEETAGKAGGAAMWAGGFLGSGDVPLIPRGEQEETPSRDQPKLSPPRPAQSSSSSTSGDDSDPGDRVTMVTARSVFQSKGRARQRKNKRK